Proteins from a genomic interval of Bombus affinis isolate iyBomAffi1 chromosome 14, iyBomAffi1.2, whole genome shotgun sequence:
- the LOC126924199 gene encoding chymotrypsin inhibitor-like produces MTRVAVLLLLVVAIVYSSAYPQASEANQECGPNEEFNSCGSACVDTCEKSASPICTMNCVIGCQCKQGFVRNKENKCVLTRNC; encoded by the exons ATGACTCGTGTAGCAGTTCTTCTCTTACTCGTCGTAGCTATTGTGTACAGCA GCGCATATCCTCAGGCGTCAGAGGCTAATCAAGAATGTGGTCCAAACGAAGAATTCAATTCTTGTGGATCCGCGTGTGTGGACACCTGTGAGAAATCAGCATCACCTATCTGCACTATG AATTGTGTAATCGGTTGCCAGTGTAAACAAGGTTTCGTAAGGAACAAGGAGAACAAGTGTGTGCTCACTCGCAATTGTTAA
- the LOC126924196 gene encoding uncharacterized protein LOC126924196 isoform X1, which translates to MHNVLFYLIFVSRNLIDKMDLITTTFATLTLYLILAPDRIFTAADETTESEEPTKCGKNEEYMTCNLCPKNCENPFQEICSPGPCIKTCKCKSGYYKDSGGVCVSIIACIVDNIRNRIPQVTERSDSSSTNTS; encoded by the exons ATGCACAATGTTTTATTCTACTTAATCTTCGTTTCTAGAAATTTAATCGACAAAATGGACCTAATAACAACAACTTTTGCCACGTTGACTCTTTATCTCATAC TCGCCCCCGATAGAATTTTCACTGCTGCTGACGAAACCACCGAGTctg AAGAACCGACGAAATGTGGCAAAAATGAAGAGTACATGACGTGCAATCTTTGTCCAAAAAATTGCGAAAATCCCTTTCAAGAAATTTGCTCGCCAGGG CCTTGCATAAAGACTTGTAAATGTAAATCGGGATACTACAAGGACAGTGGGGGCGTGTGCGTGTCTATCATAGCTTGCATCGTCGATAATATCAGAAATCGAA TTCCACAGGTAACAGAGCGAAGCGATTCTTCCTCGACAAATACGTCATAG
- the LOC126924196 gene encoding uncharacterized protein LOC126924196 isoform X2, producing the protein MHNVLFYLIFVSRNLIDKMDLITTTFATLTLYLILAPDRIFTAADETTESEPTKCGKNEEYMTCNLCPKNCENPFQEICSPGPCIKTCKCKSGYYKDSGGVCVSIIACIVDNIRNRIPQVTERSDSSSTNTS; encoded by the exons ATGCACAATGTTTTATTCTACTTAATCTTCGTTTCTAGAAATTTAATCGACAAAATGGACCTAATAACAACAACTTTTGCCACGTTGACTCTTTATCTCATAC TCGCCCCCGATAGAATTTTCACTGCTGCTGACGAAACCACCGAGTctg AACCGACGAAATGTGGCAAAAATGAAGAGTACATGACGTGCAATCTTTGTCCAAAAAATTGCGAAAATCCCTTTCAAGAAATTTGCTCGCCAGGG CCTTGCATAAAGACTTGTAAATGTAAATCGGGATACTACAAGGACAGTGGGGGCGTGTGCGTGTCTATCATAGCTTGCATCGTCGATAATATCAGAAATCGAA TTCCACAGGTAACAGAGCGAAGCGATTCTTCCTCGACAAATACGTCATAG
- the LOC126924196 gene encoding uncharacterized protein LOC126924196 isoform X3 has protein sequence MHNVLFYLIFVSRNLIDKMDLITTTFATLTLYLIQEPTKCGKNEEYMTCNLCPKNCENPFQEICSPGPCIKTCKCKSGYYKDSGGVCVSIIACIVDNIRNRIPQVTERSDSSSTNTS, from the exons ATGCACAATGTTTTATTCTACTTAATCTTCGTTTCTAGAAATTTAATCGACAAAATGGACCTAATAACAACAACTTTTGCCACGTTGACTCTTTATCTCATAC AAGAACCGACGAAATGTGGCAAAAATGAAGAGTACATGACGTGCAATCTTTGTCCAAAAAATTGCGAAAATCCCTTTCAAGAAATTTGCTCGCCAGGG CCTTGCATAAAGACTTGTAAATGTAAATCGGGATACTACAAGGACAGTGGGGGCGTGTGCGTGTCTATCATAGCTTGCATCGTCGATAATATCAGAAATCGAA TTCCACAGGTAACAGAGCGAAGCGATTCTTCCTCGACAAATACGTCATAG
- the LOC126924200 gene encoding cysteine-rich venom protein 6-like, with protein sequence MSRTVVIFLFVVVAYICISSVSSACGPNEEFKACGPSPSCEPTCAKPHVDCIEECVRGCHCVKGHVRNAAKHCVPVNQCKRH encoded by the exons ATGTCTCGTACCGTTGTTATTTTCCTCTTCGTTGTCGTTGCTTATATTTGTA TAAGTAGCGTCAGCTCTGCCTGTGGTCCGAACGAAGAATTCAAGGCGTGTGGACCTTCTCCTTCTTGCGAACCTACGTGTGCTAAGCCTCACGTAGATTGTATTGAG GAATGCGTTCGTGGCTGCCACTGTGTTAAAGGACATGTGAGAAACGCAGCTAAACACTGTGTCCCAGTTAACCAATGTAAAAGACATTGA
- the LOC126924201 gene encoding chymotrypsin inhibitor-like: MSRILFVFLAVMAIFSTSFGQQCGLNEEFKSCGSCEPTCAKPRVTICTMECKIGCQCKSGYLRNGEGTCVLPEKC, translated from the exons ATGTCTCGTATCCTCTTTGTCTTCCTCGCCGTTATGGCTATCTTCTCCA CTTCGTTTGGTCAGCAATGTGGACTGAATGAAGAGTTTAAATCCTGTGGATCATGCGAGCCCACTTGTGCCAAACCACGTGTCACCATTTGTACCATG GAATGTAAGATCGGTTGTCAATGTAAGAGCGGATATTTGAGAAATGGCGAAGGAACTTGCGTTCTTCCAGAAAAGTGTTAA
- the LOC126924198 gene encoding inducible metalloproteinase inhibitor protein-like, which yields MFRFVCVLFIALMVFCTATSAGKLVCNRPNEEYRCGSACQTTCATLGQRCPIVNIRCNDACYCKEGYARYGGDTGMCVSISQCNSKRSAIAQILRSKQLSKNSGV from the exons ATGTTTCGATTCGTTTGTGTATTGTTCATCGCCTTAATGGTGTTTTGTACCG ctACATCCGCTGGAAAACTAGTCTGTAACAGGCCAAACGAGGAATATCGTTGTGGATCGGCCTGTCAAACAACTTGCGCTACTTTAGGTCAACGTTGTCCCATTGTGAATATC AGATGTAACGATGCCTGTTATTGCAAAGAAGGATACGCTAGATATGGCGGTGATACTGGCATGTGTGTTTCCATAAGCCAGTGTAATAGCAAACGTTCGGCGATCGCTCAGATTTTACGATCGAAACAACTCTCTAAAAATTCTGGCGTTTAA